The proteins below are encoded in one region of Chrysemys picta bellii isolate R12L10 chromosome 4, ASM1138683v2, whole genome shotgun sequence:
- the LOC112060006 gene encoding snaclec CHH-B subunit beta-like translates to MDPRTSLYLVLIFIAWGACSQENCLCARGFCDEGWVQYQGSCYKAVMEPTNWHEAEVACQSHSRNSHLASIHSAEENDFIFHLMGKPLDYTKGQAYWIGAHDTFKEGSFMWTDGSKYNFRTFPADQPDGLPEENYLGSWTLENGFVTWNDYGPSWSFPFVCKYTLRNSCGDPSR, encoded by the exons ATGGATCCCAGGACATCCCTCTACCTCGTGCTCATCTTCATTGCCTGGG GTGCCTGCTCCCAGGAGAACTGTCTCTGCGCCCGCGGCTTTTGTGACGAAGGCTGGGTGCAGTATCAAGGCTCCTGCTATAAGGCTGTGATGGAACCGACAAACTGGCACGAAGCTGAG GTGGCGTGTCAAAGCCACAGCAGGAATTCCCATCTGGCCTCCATCCACAGTGCAGAGGAAAATGACTTCATCTTTCACCTGATGGGCAAGCCCCTGGATTACACTAAAGGGCAGGCCTACTGGATCGGCGCACATGACACTTTCAAG GAGGGGTCTTTCATGTGGACGGATGGTTCCAAATACAATTTCCGGACATTTCCTGCAGACCAGCCCGATGGTCTCCCGGAAGAAAACTACCTGGGCTCTTGGACCCTGGAAAACG GCTTCGTCACCTGGAACGACTATGGCCCCAGCTGGTCTTTCCCGTTCGTTTGCAAATACACCCTGCGGAACAG CTGCGGGGACCCCTCCAGGTAA